From one Mangrovibacterium diazotrophicum genomic stretch:
- a CDS encoding dipeptidase yields MLKSIFLFLAIFVAGQLSSWACTNILVSPGASKDGSAMIVYLNDGEWLQQLHKYPAADHADEEWLNVGSGKVKQVPHTYGRIGFQMNEKQVAIGETTFTGREELWNHDVFLKYWHLMELALDRAASAREAIQVMTSLVEEYGYGSEGESFSIADKHEAWILEMIGAGADQKGAVWVARKVPDGMISAHANHSRIGVFPLDDPENCLYSDNVISLAVEKGYYDPKSGEPFRFNDVYCPATPAILRYCESRVWSIFRRAAPSQNFSPDYNRGVQGAEPYPLFIKPDYKIGVAELAALVRDHYEGTPWDMTKGLEAGPYGSPNRDRPLTFQVEGDDCAWERPISNVNTAFSFISQSRAWLPDAIGGVMWYSPDDTFTNCYTPFYPAISQIPDAYAKGDQGKFSWESAWWAFNFVSNYINLKYSYMIQDVQPVQKRLEEKALAQQDSVEQAALSLYKTDQAKAIASLTDYCASTGNEVVKEWRELGQFLVMKYIDGYINDERGSGQTAGYPQEWYDRAVKDKPSLKNAVWDENAESKEPRSY; encoded by the coding sequence ATGTTAAAATCAATTTTTCTATTTCTGGCAATTTTTGTTGCCGGTCAACTTTCGTCGTGGGCTTGTACCAATATATTGGTTAGCCCCGGAGCGTCGAAAGATGGTTCGGCCATGATTGTGTATTTAAATGATGGTGAGTGGTTGCAACAACTGCATAAGTATCCGGCAGCCGATCACGCCGATGAGGAGTGGTTGAATGTTGGAAGCGGGAAAGTGAAACAAGTGCCGCACACCTACGGAAGAATCGGGTTTCAGATGAATGAGAAGCAGGTGGCGATCGGCGAAACTACCTTTACCGGACGCGAGGAATTGTGGAATCACGATGTATTTTTGAAATATTGGCACCTGATGGAACTGGCACTCGACCGTGCTGCTTCGGCACGTGAAGCGATCCAGGTGATGACCTCACTCGTTGAAGAGTACGGTTATGGTAGTGAAGGCGAATCGTTTTCGATTGCCGATAAGCATGAAGCCTGGATTCTGGAAATGATTGGAGCCGGGGCTGATCAAAAAGGCGCCGTTTGGGTGGCCCGCAAAGTTCCGGATGGAATGATTTCGGCGCATGCCAACCATTCACGAATAGGCGTGTTCCCGTTGGATGATCCGGAGAATTGTTTGTATTCGGACAATGTGATTTCTCTCGCAGTAGAAAAGGGCTACTACGATCCGAAGTCGGGAGAGCCTTTTCGTTTTAACGATGTGTATTGTCCGGCAACGCCGGCTATTTTGCGCTATTGCGAATCGCGTGTCTGGAGCATTTTCCGCCGGGCAGCACCCTCGCAAAACTTTTCGCCCGATTATAACCGTGGTGTGCAGGGAGCAGAACCCTACCCACTGTTCATCAAGCCGGATTATAAAATAGGTGTTGCCGAGTTAGCGGCTTTGGTGCGCGATCATTACGAAGGTACGCCCTGGGATATGACCAAAGGCCTGGAGGCTGGCCCGTACGGAAGCCCCAACCGGGATCGTCCGTTGACTTTTCAGGTGGAAGGTGATGATTGTGCCTGGGAACGCCCGATCTCGAACGTCAATACAGCCTTCTCATTTATCAGCCAAAGTCGCGCCTGGTTGCCTGACGCGATTGGCGGGGTGATGTGGTATTCGCCCGACGATACCTTTACCAATTGCTATACTCCGTTCTATCCGGCAATTTCTCAGATTCCCGATGCATACGCGAAGGGAGATCAGGGCAAGTTCTCGTGGGAGTCGGCCTGGTGGGCGTTCAATTTCGTTTCAAATTACATCAACCTGAAGTATAGTTACATGATTCAGGATGTACAACCGGTACAGAAACGTTTGGAAGAAAAAGCGCTGGCACAACAGGATTCGGTGGAACAAGCTGCATTGAGTCTGTACAAAACAGACCAGGCAAAAGCAATAGCTTCGCTGACTGATTACTGTGCATCGACAGGGAACGAGGTTGTCAAAGAATGGCGCGAGTTAGGACAGTTCCTGGTGATGAAATACATAGATGGTTACATCAACGATGAACGAGGTTCGGGACAAACAGCCGGTTATCCGCAGGAATGGTACGACCGGGCTGTGAAAGACAAGCCGAGCTTGAAAAATGCCGTTTGGGATGAAAATGCGGAAAGCAAAGAGCCGCGTAGTTATTGA
- a CDS encoding zinc ribbon domain-containing protein: MNTQYREEDKTVPISEKLKALFELQTVASDIDKIKTLRGELPLEVQDLEDDITGLKTRISNFDDDVRSLETSIQNRKAAIKESEALIAKYTEQQNNVRNNREYDSLSKEIEFQKLEIELSEKRIKEFTAEMKTKSETIESSKVQLSEREEDLDRKKKELDEITAETKIEEEKLKSKGEKIENMIEARLLTAFKRIRKNARNGLAVVTVQRDACGGCFNKIPPQRQMDIANRKKIIVCEYCGRILVDKDIMDVEVGAED, encoded by the coding sequence ATGAATACACAGTATCGCGAAGAAGACAAAACCGTGCCAATCAGTGAGAAGCTGAAAGCACTTTTCGAATTACAAACTGTTGCATCGGATATCGACAAAATCAAAACGCTGCGTGGCGAACTTCCTCTTGAGGTTCAGGACCTTGAAGATGATATCACCGGTTTAAAAACCCGTATCAGCAATTTTGACGATGATGTACGCAGCCTGGAAACTTCCATCCAAAACCGGAAAGCTGCCATCAAAGAATCTGAAGCACTGATTGCGAAATATACTGAACAACAAAACAACGTTCGCAACAACCGCGAATACGACTCATTGAGCAAAGAAATCGAATTCCAAAAACTGGAAATCGAACTTTCTGAAAAACGAATTAAAGAATTCACCGCTGAAATGAAAACGAAATCGGAAACGATTGAAAGTTCAAAAGTTCAGCTTTCTGAACGTGAAGAAGACCTCGACCGCAAGAAAAAAGAATTGGACGAGATTACTGCGGAAACAAAAATTGAAGAAGAAAAACTGAAAAGCAAAGGCGAAAAGATTGAGAACATGATTGAAGCCCGTTTGCTGACAGCTTTCAAACGTATCCGTAAAAATGCCCGTAATGGTTTGGCTGTTGTTACCGTACAGCGTGATGCTTGTGGTGGTTGCTTCAACAAAATCCCGCCTCAACGTCAGATGGACATTGCTAACCGCAAGAAAATCATCGTGTGCGAATACTGTGGTCGCATCCTCGTTGACAAGGATATTATGGATGTTGAAGTTGGTGCAGAAGACTAA